The Caldibacillus debilis DSM 16016 genome includes a window with the following:
- a CDS encoding LysE family translocator, whose product MEITQILSFLGAAILLTLAPGPDILFVIAQSLSRGKAAGIVTAAGLCTGLVVHISAAVLGISAAIYRSALLFSAVKYMGAAYLLYLAWRSFKEKGEGLILQRSEYKALKSLYKKGIFMNLLNPKVSLFFLALLPQFVNASAGNVPLQMFLLGAVFLVQALAIFVLVSIFAEKIGRLLQHSPIGKRMNILKGAIFALIGVQIAFSKNH is encoded by the coding sequence ATGGAAATCACGCAAATACTTTCCTTTTTGGGGGCGGCCATTTTGCTTACGCTCGCGCCCGGGCCGGATATCCTGTTCGTCATCGCCCAGAGCCTGTCCCGGGGAAAGGCGGCAGGAATCGTGACGGCCGCGGGCCTTTGCACCGGGCTTGTCGTCCATATCAGCGCCGCGGTTCTCGGGATATCCGCCGCCATCTATCGGTCGGCCCTCCTCTTTTCCGCCGTCAAGTACATGGGGGCGGCCTATCTGCTTTATTTGGCTTGGCGGTCCTTCAAGGAAAAAGGGGAAGGTTTGATCTTGCAAAGATCCGAATACAAGGCGTTGAAGTCCTTGTATAAAAAGGGAATTTTCATGAATCTGTTGAACCCGAAAGTGTCCTTGTTTTTCCTGGCCCTTCTTCCCCAGTTTGTCAATGCGTCCGCCGGGAATGTCCCGCTGCAGATGTTCCTTTTAGGGGCCGTTTTCCTTGTCCAGGCATTGGCGATCTTCGTCCTCGTCAGCATCTTTGCCGAAAAAATCGGCCGCCTTCTTCAGCATTCCCCGATCGGAAAGCGGATGAACATCCTTAAAGGGGCGATTTTTGCCCTGATCGGGGTGCAGATCGCCTTCAGCAAAAACCATTGA
- a CDS encoding DUF5680 domain-containing protein yields MAGEKRFVDFLIRAKKATYAAQGDDASTPPLLAGSRQLEYREGDYFYRDIYFGMGFFAGQEVVYIKDKPVWSMCYAGGVEKGLEHRLAKAVYAFLRKALRNAGHEQPYRGPVRFAEGEWIYRNDFSGGLEWFAGEETIALSGKTVYRLRYSGGFIR; encoded by the coding sequence ATGGCCGGAGAAAAGCGTTTCGTCGATTTTTTGATTCGGGCGAAGAAAGCGACCTATGCGGCCCAAGGGGACGATGCTTCCACGCCCCCCCTTTTGGCAGGTTCGCGCCAATTGGAATACCGGGAAGGGGATTATTTTTACCGGGACATCTATTTCGGAATGGGGTTTTTCGCGGGCCAGGAAGTGGTATATATCAAGGATAAGCCCGTCTGGTCCATGTGTTATGCCGGAGGGGTGGAAAAAGGGCTGGAGCATCGTTTGGCAAAGGCAGTGTACGCCTTCTTGAGAAAGGCGCTGCGGAATGCCGGGCATGAACAGCCTTACCGGGGACCGGTCCGGTTTGCCGAAGGGGAATGGATTTACAGGAACGACTTTAGCGGCGGATTGGAATGGTTTGCGGGCGAAGAGACGATCGCCCTTTCCGGGAAAACCGTTTACCGGCTGCGTTATTCCGGAGGGTTTATCCGGTGA
- a CDS encoding DUF2187 family protein, with translation MTEKDGMNKDAINEEEMTEGSESQRKKTKIVKANVGDTIQIKRGIHKGKKGKVLIVRENSVIVEFGKNPKTGEPLKTVVNHKNYKLVK, from the coding sequence ATGACGGAAAAAGACGGAATGAATAAGGACGCAATCAATGAAGAGGAAATGACTGAAGGCAGCGAAAGCCAACGGAAAAAAACGAAAATCGTGAAGGCCAACGTGGGAGACACGATCCAAATCAAACGGGGGATCCACAAAGGGAAAAAAGGAAAAGTCCTGATCGTCAGGGAGAATTCGGTGATTGTGGAATTCGGAAAAAATCCGAAAACGGGCGAACCGTTAAAAACGGTGGTCAACCACAAAAATTACAAGCTGGTGAAATGA